From the Bacteroidales bacterium genome, the window AATCTGCAGCTTGGTTACACTGTGCCGAAGGCAGGGTGGTTCCAGAATATCCGAATCTATATTCAGGGCCAGAACCTGTTTACCCTCACCAAATACACCGGTCTTGATCCGGCACTGCCCACCATCAGTACAACGGGCTCTTCCGGAAACCAGTCCGACCAGGCCATGGGGATCGACTACGGACCCTACCCGGCCAACAGGATTTTTTCAATCGGAATTAATGCAAACTTTTAAAATATAAAGCGATGAAGAACATGATTAAAACACCGGGAATTATCGCGATTTTTCTCATCATGCTGTTTGCCTGTAGCGAAGATTTTCTGAACAGGCCGGCCCAGGGGAACCTGGATGCTCTCACCCTGGCCAACCAGGAAGGGGTGGAAGGGAACCTGATCGCTGCTTATTCCTACCTGGACGGCCAGGCCTCCTCCGGGGGGATCGTATCGGCCACCAGTAACTGGGTCTTTGGCAGCGTTGCATCTGATGATGCCTATAAAGGCTCGGAGCCTGGCGATAACCAGACTACTACGGATATAGAACTCTACCAATGGTCGAGCGGTAATGCCGACGCCGGAATGAACGAGAAATGGTCGGGGCATTATGATGCCATCAGCAGGGCCAATGCAGCACTATCCCTCCTGGCCCAGGTAGAGGGTATCTCCCAGGATGACCAGGACAGGATCACGGGAGAGGCCCTCTTTTTAAGAGCATTCTATCATTTCGAACTTGCTAAGATATTCGGAAATATTCCCTATTATACAGAAGAAGATGTTGATTTCAGGAAGACAAACGTGGGTGTAACACCTATGAACGATGTGATAGAGGATCTTCAAGATGCCATCAGCCTCCTCCCTGAAACCCAGGCAGCTGTCGGAAGGGTTACAAGGTGGACCGCCAAAGCCTTTTTAGGTAAGGTCCAGGTTTTCCAGGAAGACTGGGCAGGAGCGCTGACCACCCTCACTGATGTGGTGAACAACGGTCCCTATAGCCTTGAGACGAACTATCATTTTGTCTTTGATGTGGCGCACAACAACGGACCGGAGACGGTGCTGGCCTACCAGGCTTCTGTCAACGACGGAGCCGGGGGTGGAGAGAACGGCAATCATCCCGATCGCCTGAACTATCCCCACAGCGGAAGCCCCTTTGGCTGCTGCGGCTTCCACCAGGCATCCTATAATCTTGTGAATGCATTCAAGGTGGATGCAAACGGACTTCCCTTCCTGGATGGTTCCTGGAATAGTGCTATCCTGGCCCCGGGTGATGTTGTGGATCCGCGTCTGGACTGGACCGTAGGGAGGGATGACGTTCCCTTCCTGGACTGGGGAAACCACGAGGCCGGCTGGATCAGGGACCGGGCATGGGCAGGACCTTTCAGCATTAAGAAAACGGTTTATGAGCAGGCTGCTGGTGCCGCCAGTGCAGTAGGCTGGGCTCCGTATCAGCTCAATTCACTGAACCGCCACCTTCTCCGTTATGCAGATGTGATGTTATTGCTGGCGGAAGCTGAGATTCATGCCGGTTCGCTCGACAATGCTAGGGACCTGATCAACGAGATCAGGACCAGGGCCGCACAGTCTGCCCAGGGACCTGTAGGCGGACCCGTTGTCGTACCAATGAATGATGCATCGATCACCTGGGCAACCTATAATATAGGGACCTATCCTCCCGCAGGATGGGATGCCACGAAGGCCCTTGCAGCCCTGAAGATGGAGCGCAGGCTGGAACTGGGAATGGAAGGGCATCGCCTGTTCGACCTCAAAAGGTGGGACGATGCCATTACAGT encodes:
- a CDS encoding RagB/SusD family nutrient uptake outer membrane protein, with amino-acid sequence MKNMIKTPGIIAIFLIMLFACSEDFLNRPAQGNLDALTLANQEGVEGNLIAAYSYLDGQASSGGIVSATSNWVFGSVASDDAYKGSEPGDNQTTTDIELYQWSSGNADAGMNEKWSGHYDAISRANAALSLLAQVEGISQDDQDRITGEALFLRAFYHFELAKIFGNIPYYTEEDVDFRKTNVGVTPMNDVIEDLQDAISLLPETQAAVGRVTRWTAKAFLGKVQVFQEDWAGALTTLTDVVNNGPYSLETNYHFVFDVAHNNGPETVLAYQASVNDGAGGGENGNHPDRLNYPHSGSPFGCCGFHQASYNLVNAFKVDANGLPFLDGSWNSAILAPGDVVDPRLDWTVGRDDVPFLDWGNHEAGWIRDRAWAGPFSIKKTVYEQAAGAASAVGWAPYQLNSLNRHLLRYADVMLLLAEAEIHAGSLDNARDLINEIRTRAAQSAQGPVGGPVVVPMNDASITWATYNIGTYPPAGWDATKALAALKMERRLELGMEGHRLFDLKRWDDAITVLNDFLEVEKTRIAYLANAFEFEQRHMLYPLPIVQVELSVVDGEPRLVQNPEW